From Rhopalosiphum padi isolate XX-2018 chromosome 2, ASM2088224v1, whole genome shotgun sequence:
aaatctgaataattgaatatgatgtataaatgaaacatttttatttttaacaaattttttatacttatgtaatttattaattaaaatttttgtcataatttgtattttggataggtattgtattgtttttttttttgtaacttgtTGTCATCAGCATCCTTATGAGAGGTTAACCAACTTTCAACATAGGTAGTCTTTAAGAAAAGGATAATGTTAATGTGTCGTGTCCTTTGGGATTTCGAGTACCATGATTTTTGTGATgagtacatacataaataaaaaatccacTACACGACTGTTAGTGAATATTTtagatgtaaaaataatttaattttaacgtaatttaatttgattaggtagatttttacattttattgaatattaaatgaaaacatgcaaattaaacaatacacaatctattaataaaataataaattactaaataatatttataataaattatgtggagatacatttattttgtatacttgtGTGTACctagtattaactattactgattctcaattattttatttttcataattttacaatattaatctaatttcttcatgaagttattataaaaaataataaattgagacTTAAATCATTTTCCAGAatctttgaattaataattttggtttttggtaggatttgacatttttaaattaattttttttttacaattattgagttattttttaatactaatatatttatgattatttttataggtagcATTGTTgtacatgtgtatattataaacatggtATTAATTCATGTTAAGCATGGTGACGATAGTCAATTTTTGTATGAAGCATCATTAGAAACTCCTGTTGATGAATGCACATTGAATATTACTTCAATCTATAACGGCCGTTTAAAAATTTCTAGAATCTGTAATGGTAATTATTAACTTGAAATAAAGAACATTCTTGCTGCTTATTCATTGTTGTTATCAATACTGTTGATTCATACATATACTGCAGTAGTCGTAGTAAAAGATTATTGTTTTCACTGTGGCCACCTGTAGTGTTTGGGaacttttagtaataattttttttttcattagaaatGGAAGAACTTAAAAAACATGGTACATTGTTGCCACCCGAGATAATGGGATTGACTGATGAACAAGTTGTTGAACTTAAATTGATCGATGCATGGggtgaaaaatgtatacctagtgGTGGTTACACATTTCACAAAGACCCAGTTGGTCGCCGAAATGGAAAACGCCCTAATGAACAAATGCAAAATGTGTTGACTAAAACAATTGAAGAGGCCAAGGCTTGTGTGtccaaagtaaatattattatcataataaacatgtaattacctatttttctaaactatatatgttttatagaaATTGGTTCAGTCTCAGATTTCATTAACTCAAAAGAAAGTTCAAGAAGCTCTTGACATACTCAGAGGTGCAATTATGATTGTTTATCCAATG
This genomic window contains:
- the LOC132920311 gene encoding cilia- and flagella-associated protein 298-like isoform X3, whose amino-acid sequence is MVLIHVKHGDDSQFLYEASLETPVDECTLNITSIYNGRLKISRICNEMEELKKHGTLLPPEIMGLTDEQVVELKLIDAWGEKCIPSGGYTFHKDPVGRRNGKRPNEQMQNVLTKTIEEAKACVSKKLVQSQISLTQKKVQEALDILRGAIMIVYPMNLPPHDNIRLEIENNEDLSGTHASLEVIAPNIAQLWFSGRELVREPNKKMKDYLGRNEKTKVVLKLTKTGSGPPAREPPLSEQDRKLLMAEAFKKQEELKGI
- the LOC132920311 gene encoding cilia- and flagella-associated protein 298-like isoform X2, which produces MVLIHVKHGDDSQFLYEASLETPVDECTLNITSIYNGRLKISRICNEMEELKKHGTLLPPEIMGLTDEQVVELKLIDAWGEKCIPSGGYTFHKDPVGRRNGKRPNEQMQNVLTKTIEEAKACVSKKLVQSQISLTQKKVQEALDILRGAIMIVYPMNLPPHDNIRLEIENNEDLSGTHASLEVIAPNIAQLWFSGRELVREPNKKMKDYLGRNEKTKVVLKLTKTGSGPPAREPPLSEQDRKLLMAEAFKKQEELKKLDQDDDDVYLNSPWADGRSLKRNLHHIDNISWKPTK